A single window of Nicotiana tomentosiformis chromosome 1, ASM39032v3, whole genome shotgun sequence DNA harbors:
- the LOC104097328 gene encoding translocator protein homolog — MASQELKHRTKGGQEEEEKEVIQTAERKDTDENTKMDRSSKTTRRQKAKRGLKSLGIALTLPLLLTLLDISFFGSSYQYVSMEKPFWIPRLWALHLACLGSAFLMGLSAWLVWADGGFHRQPMAMLLYLSQLGLSLAWDPVVFKVGATKIGLVLCMALFGVLIACARTFKSVNPIAGDLVKPCLGWAVLLSLANLKLVYH, encoded by the coding sequence ATGGCTTCTCAAGAGCTGAAACACAGAACCAAAGGaggacaagaagaagaagaaaaagaagttatACAAACAGCAGAACGCAAAGATACAGACGAAAACACAAAAATGGACAGAAGCAGCAAAACAACAAGAAGACAGAAAGCCAAACGAGGCCTCAAATCTTTGGGAATCGCCTTGACCTTACCTTTGCTATTAACCCTTTTAGACATCTCTTTCTTTGGGTCCAGTTACCAGTACGTTTCAATGGAGAAACCCTTTTGGATCCCACGTCTGTGGGCTTTGCACTTAGCTTGTTTGGGTTCTGCTTTTCTGATGGGCCTTTCTGCTTGGCTTGTTTGGGCTGACGGTGGATTTCATCGCCAGCCTATGGCTATGCTCTTGTACTTAAGTCAATTGGGGTTAAGCTTGGCTTGGGATCCTGTGGTGTTTAAGGTTGGAGCTACTAAGATTGGGTTGGTTTTGTGCATGGCTTTGTTTGGAGTGTTGATTGCGTGTGCTAGGACTTTTAAAAGCGTGAATCCTATTGCTGGGGATCTGGTAAAACCTTGCCTTGGATGGGCTGTGCTTCTGAGTCTTGCAAATCTTAAGCTTGTATACCACTAG
- the LOC104097329 gene encoding uncharacterized protein P8A3.02c — protein sequence MEEQLKTILTQAFGESSDSEGEEQQQFVHSHCAENRENGKALTGSVFGESHDWEKISEIDGLWLCKDFLSPDQQSNLLSSIQKEGWFAQSSSNQAMRFGDLPGWAVELSSSIHEAILFSNFVAELENCGKGEEACIFPQDLLWREPLFDQLIVNMYQPGEGICPHVDLMRFEDGIAIVSLESSCVMRFTRVENETCNQDSPQTVPVLLTPGCLILMRGEARYLWKHEINRKHGFQKWEGQEIDQKRRISVTLRKLCRTD from the exons ATGGAAGAGCAGCTGAAGACGATTCTAACGCAAGCGTTTGGCGAGTCATCAGACAGCGAAGGCGAAGAACAACAACAATTTGTCCATTCTCACTGTGCAGAGAATCGGGAAAATGGAAAAGCCCTAACCGGGTCAGTGTTTGGAGAAAGTCATGACTGGGAAAAAATCAGTGAAATTGATGGTCTCTGGCTGTGCAAAGACTTCCTATCTCCTGATCAACAATCAAATTTGTTGTCATCAATCCAAAAAG AAGGATGGTTTGCTCAATCTTCAAGCAATCAG GCTATGAGGTTTGGTGACCTACCAGGGTGGGCAGTTGAGCTTTCCAGCTCTATCCATGAGGCGATTCTTTTCAGTAATTTTGTTGCAGAGTTGGAGAACTGTGGAAAGGGCGAGGAAGCATGTATCTTTCCACAAGATCTGTTATGGAGGGAACCTCTATTTGATCAACTTATAGTTAACATGTATCAACCAGGTGAG GGGATCTGTCCTCATGTTGATCTAATGCGGTTTGAAGATGGAATCGCTATCGTATCTCTAGAGTCATCCTGCGTGATGCGTTTTACTCGAGTCGAGAACGAAACATGCAACCAAGATTCACCACAAACAGTGCCAGTTCTTTTGACTCCAGGATGTCTTATTTTGATGCGGGGAGAAGCACGCTATCTCTGGAAGCATGAGATAAATCGGAAGCATGGGTTTCAAAAATGGGAAGGCCAAGAGATTGATCAGAAGAGGAGAATTTCTGTGACACTTAGGAAGCTTTGCCGCACTGACTAG